Below is a genomic region from Streptomyces sp. NBC_00461.
CGGCGGACACCGGGAGAGTGTCGGCGCGCCTCCGCTGGCCGATGTGCAGATGCTCATCCACCTGTCCGCGGACCGCAAGAGCGCCGCCATGGTGAGCATCCCCCGGGACACCCGTGTCCACATCCCGACGTGCAAGGACCCGGACACCGGCAAGGTCTACCCGGCGACCGACGACATCATCAACACCACCCTGGCCCGGGGCGGGGCCGGTTGCACGCTGAACACCTGGCAGGACCTCACCGGCGTCTACATCGACCACTGGATGATGGTCGACTTCGCGGGTGTGGTGCGGATGGCGCACGCCGTCGGCGGCGTGGACGTCTGTGTGAAGCAGAACGTCTGGGACCGCTCGACGGCGGCCCAACGCGGCGGCTCCGGGCTGAAGTTGAAGGCCGGGACGCACAAGGTCGACGATGTGCAGGCCCTGCAGTGGCTGCGCACACGGCACGCCTGGGGCAGTGACCTGATGCGGGCTCGCGCCCAGCACATGTATCTGAACTCGATGATCCGCACGCTGAAGGGCCAGAACGTCTTCACCGACTCCGGCCGGCTGATGGACCTGGCGGAGGCGGCCACCAAGTCCCTGAAGGTCTCCGAGGAGATCGGCTCGGTCAAGAAGCTGTACGACCTGGCCATGGAGATGAAGTCGGTGCCCACGAACCGCCTCACGTCGATGACCATGCCCAACGTCGAGGACCCGCAGAACGGCGAGCACGTGGTGCCGGCGGCCGGCGCCGACCGGATCTGGCAGATGCTCCGTGACGACGTGCCGCTCGACAAGAACGGCAAGCGGTCCGACGCACGGCAGGTCGGCAGCCAGGCCGCGGCGACCAAGTCGCCCTCCACGGACCCGAGTCGGCTGGGCGTGCTGGTGCGCAACGCCACCCGGACCTCCACGGAGACCGCGGTCGACGGGCGGGCCGGGACGATCAGCCAGGCGCTCGTGCAGGCAGGGTTCAGCAGGGCGGCGCTCGACACCTCCGGATCGGGGTCGGAGGAGAGCACGGTCGTGCGGTACCCGAGCGCGGACCTGCAGGGCGACGCGCAGGCCGTGGCGAAGGCGCTCGGCATTCCGATGAGCGCGGTGAAGAGGTCGACCGACGTCTCGGGGGTGACCGTCGTCGTCGGCTCCGACTGGCGCACGGGCACTCACTACCCGAAGGCGTCCAAGCCGAAGGCCGGCGACCTGCCCAGCGGTTCCGACGCCATCAACGGGTCGGACTCCACGCCGTGCATGGACGTGTACAAGCCCTACCAGTGGTGACCGGCCGACGGCCGGCACCTGACAGCACGTCCTGGGGCCCGTACCGGAGGGACGCAGCCGGCGGATGAGGTCCTGCGGTGTCGCCTCGTCGATCTGCTGATCGGCGGGGCGACGCGCAGTTCATCGGGAGGCGCCCCCACCGAGGACGGCCTTCGCCTCGGTGACCTGGGCTCGGTGGATCCGCTGCAGTTCCGACAGCGCCGCCGCCTGCTTGCCGATCATCGCCGTCTGGATCCGCGATTCGGCGCCGAACCAGACGGGCAGAAGCCTCGTCTTCCGCTTGCACTCCACATCCGCCACCGCGGTGGGCACCTCGCGGGCTCCTGGGTGACCCTTGGTGAACTCCGGAACATCGAGCGGGTCCATGGGGGACGCATAGCGAAGGCCGCTTGCCGCCATGCAGCTCGACCAGCGACGGAAGACGGCCAGGACGGCGGGTTGCCGCATCGACTGCGCATAGCTGCCGTTGGCGATCGCGCCGGCCGCGGCCGAGATGTTCGGCCGGGCGTATTCGCCCTCGACGCGCTCGACCGCCTCGGCCCGGCACCCGCCCCTCGGGACGGCCTTGCCGTGGTAGGTCACCTCGCTGCCGGTGTTCTTGCCGCGCTCGCCCATGAGAACCGTCAGCATCCCCGGCGGTATCGGCGGCGCCGAGACGGCGGGGCTCGGCGGGAGGTGATAGCCGTACGCCGAGGCCTCCTTGGGACTCGACAGCCCGTACCGCCGGTCCGCGGTGCGCGTCTGCGGCTGCCGGGTGAAGGGGTAGGAGATGCCGTAGCGCGCCAGACACTTCTGTTCGAGCTTCTGCTCCGCGGACTGGATGAGTTCGCTCTGGTCGGGGGTCAGGCTGTAGGCGGCGATGGGCAGTTGCCCGCTGTAGTCGCCGGACAGCACGGGCACATCGCCTGCCGAGGGGCGCGGCGAGGTGGCGGGCGCCGAGGCGGCGTGACCGGCGGGCGGGGACGAGGAGCCGCCGCAGGCCGTCAGCGCCGCTGCGGCCAGGACCGCGACGGCAGCGCCGCGCAACGGCGCCGGAAGAGAGTTGATCACCGGGAGCCTCCACGGTGACGTGCGGCGCGGTGGTGGTCACCGCACCGCACGTCCGGTGTTGTCAGAACTGGTAGCAGCGGGTGTCGTGGGTGAACTTGAAGGAGGCGTCGTTGTTGTACGTGTTGTGCAGACGGAAGACCAGCTTCGACGGCGGCACCGAGTCGCAGGAGCCGCCGTAGCCACTGTTGAAGTAGATGCTGACGTACGAGTTGGGCGACACGTTGTCCAGCGAGGCGGCGTTGTTCTTCACCGGCTGGCCGTAGCCTGCGTCCCCGGAGTACTCGTCGAAGGTGTAGCCGGCCAGGTTCGAGACGTTGTCGCGCTCGAAGTGGGCCGACGCCCCCTCAAGGTCACTGTTGAAGTCGAAGACGACGCACAGCGAGCTGTCCAGGCAGTTGTCCGAGGCGTACGCCGAAGCCGGCGCGGTCGTGGCGATGAGGGAGCCCAGCACGACCGGAAGCGTCACGGCTGCGGCGACGATGTTCCTGCGGAGGTTCATGACGTTGTCCTTGTCCGGAAGGGAATGAGGTCTGGGGCCGGGCCGGCTCAGTAGGCCGCGGTGCGGGTGTCGGCCTCGCCGGCGGCCGTGTCGACGGTGCCCTCCGCGAAGGAGGTCAGGCCCTTGTCGTAGACCATGGGCGTGTAGCACTGCGTCTGGCCCTGGCCGATGGTGCAGCTGTAGGTACGGCCGTCGTTGTTGCGCACGACGTAGGCGTGGGCGCAGTCGTAGCCGGCGGACGCGTTGCCGCACGCCGACTGGGTGTAGTTGAGGGTGAATCTCGCCCAGGCGGTGTGACACGCGGTGCTGTAGCGCATCTCGATGGTGCCGAAGGTGGTGTGCGAGTTCTTCACGACGGCGGACTGCACCGTGGTGGCACCGCTGGCGCACCCCGAGGAGGACGGGTCGGACCCGTCGTAGGTGTAGGCC
It encodes:
- a CDS encoding LCP family protein — its product is MTESSVRGEGTLPGVRRGEGKSRKGSLFDAGEPSAEGSGSRHGRRRPKRKHRVLRWSATTLAVLILGTAGAGYLYYQHLNGNIQKGQRSSGDSKATRTGPNAAGQTPLNILLIGSDSRNSAENLKLGGHRESVGAPPLADVQMLIHLSADRKSAAMVSIPRDTRVHIPTCKDPDTGKVYPATDDIINTTLARGGAGCTLNTWQDLTGVYIDHWMMVDFAGVVRMAHAVGGVDVCVKQNVWDRSTAAQRGGSGLKLKAGTHKVDDVQALQWLRTRHAWGSDLMRARAQHMYLNSMIRTLKGQNVFTDSGRLMDLAEAATKSLKVSEEIGSVKKLYDLAMEMKSVPTNRLTSMTMPNVEDPQNGEHVVPAAGADRIWQMLRDDVPLDKNGKRSDARQVGSQAAATKSPSTDPSRLGVLVRNATRTSTETAVDGRAGTISQALVQAGFSRAALDTSGSGSEESTVVRYPSADLQGDAQAVAKALGIPMSAVKRSTDVSGVTVVVGSDWRTGTHYPKASKPKAGDLPSGSDAINGSDSTPCMDVYKPYQW
- a CDS encoding DUF2690 domain-containing protein; this encodes MRFNLRNSARAGVVVGALGLSLIAATGGAQAYTYDGSDPSSSGCASGATTVQSAVVKNSHTTFGTIEMRYSTACHTAWARFTLNYTQSACGNASAGYDCAHAYVVRNNDGRTYSCTIGQGQTQCYTPMVYDKGLTSFAEGTVDTAAGEADTRTAAY